The following proteins come from a genomic window of Rhodospirillales bacterium:
- the ubiE gene encoding bifunctional demethylmenaquinone methyltransferase/2-methoxy-6-polyprenyl-1,4-benzoquinol methylase UbiE yields the protein MSSQDRKPDSALTSGADATGDAIAPDAQQSAGGSSTHFGFREVDETVKAGLVGEVFSSVASRYDLMNDLMSFGVHRYWKQVMVEWLRPTPDMHVLDVGGGTGDIAIRILKAGGGAVSVVDINREMLSVGRDRALDAGRVRNLDWICGDAERLPIASSSVDAYTIAFCIRNVTRIAAALAEARRVLKPGGRFLCLEFSRVALPVLDGLYDAYSFRVLPRLGQAVAGNAEAYRYLVESIRRFPPQDAFARMIGDAGLDQVRYRNLSGGIAALHSAWRT from the coding sequence ATGTCCAGCCAAGATCGCAAACCTGATTCCGCCCTGACCTCCGGCGCCGACGCTACCGGCGATGCAATCGCGCCCGACGCCCAACAGTCGGCCGGCGGTTCCTCCACCCATTTCGGGTTCCGGGAGGTGGACGAGACCGTCAAGGCGGGACTGGTCGGCGAGGTGTTCTCGTCCGTCGCCAGCCGCTACGACCTGATGAACGACCTGATGAGCTTCGGCGTCCATCGTTACTGGAAACAGGTGATGGTCGAGTGGCTGCGGCCGACCCCGGACATGCACGTCCTCGATGTCGGCGGCGGCACCGGCGATATCGCGATACGCATCCTGAAGGCCGGCGGCGGCGCCGTGTCGGTGGTCGACATCAACCGCGAGATGCTGTCGGTGGGCCGCGATCGCGCCCTCGACGCCGGGCGGGTGCGTAATCTCGACTGGATCTGCGGGGACGCGGAACGCCTGCCCATCGCCTCGTCATCGGTCGACGCCTACACCATCGCGTTCTGCATCCGCAACGTGACGCGCATCGCCGCGGCGCTGGCGGAAGCGCGCAGGGTCCTCAAGCCGGGCGGACGCTTTCTCTGCCTCGAGTTCTCGCGGGTGGCGCTGCCGGTGCTGGACGGCCTCTACGACGCTTATTCGTTCCGGGTGCTGCCGCGGCTCGGACAGGCGGTGGCCGGCAACGCCGAGGCCTACCGCTACCTGGTGGAGAGCATCCGCCGCTTTCCGCCGCAGGACGCGTTCGCCCGCATGATCGGCGACGCGGGTCTCGACCAGGTGCGCTACCGCAATCTCTCGGGAGGCATCGCTGCCCTGCATTCGGCATGGCGCACGTGA
- the ubiB gene encoding 2-polyprenylphenol 6-hydroxylase, giving the protein MIRTVRNVVRLLTIARILARHDALFPLESLGITPFIIVSARLISRRPEPGRPGQRLARALHEAGPSFIKLGQALSTRSDLMGEEMTADLSELQDSLPPFPGSQARAIIEEELGKPIGSLFRSFDDRAVAAGSIAQVHFAEDSDGRPVAVKVLRPGVRRKFERDLDLFLWVAKLIETARPEWRRLRPVEAVRTLAESVAFEMDLRFEASAAVELAENFADDPGFLVPAVDWGRTAQRVLTTERVYGIPFDDREAVIAHGLDPHDVLAKAAGAFFLQVFRDGFFHGDLHAGNVFVRADGGLAFVDFGIMGRLSRRDRHHLAELLLAFMTRDYRRAAEVHFEAGWVPSHRSVDAFTQACRSVGEPIMDKPQNEISMAKLLGQLFYVTEAFEMETQPQLLLLQKTMLVAEGTGRRLCPDANMWLLARPLIEGWMGDMLAPNAIMRERMAEVGDSLSRFPELLRRVEHRLEMLAEHGVRLDPNSLRPAFGWTESRLQVTLLAIIAVLFLLFLLAGV; this is encoded by the coding sequence GTGATCCGCACTGTCCGCAACGTCGTTCGGCTGCTGACCATCGCCCGCATTCTGGCGCGCCACGACGCCCTGTTCCCGCTCGAAAGCCTCGGCATCACGCCCTTCATCATCGTGTCGGCGCGCCTCATCTCCCGCCGTCCCGAACCGGGGCGACCGGGGCAGCGCCTCGCACGCGCCCTGCATGAAGCGGGACCGTCGTTCATCAAGCTGGGCCAGGCGCTGTCGACCCGCTCCGACCTGATGGGCGAGGAGATGACGGCGGATCTCTCCGAGCTGCAGGACAGCCTGCCGCCGTTTCCCGGCTCGCAAGCGCGAGCCATCATCGAGGAGGAATTGGGCAAGCCGATCGGGAGCCTGTTCCGCAGCTTCGACGATCGGGCGGTGGCCGCCGGCTCCATCGCCCAGGTCCACTTCGCGGAGGACAGCGACGGCCGCCCGGTCGCCGTCAAGGTGCTGCGCCCCGGCGTGCGGCGCAAGTTCGAGCGAGACCTCGACTTGTTCCTGTGGGTGGCGAAGCTGATCGAGACGGCGCGCCCGGAGTGGCGTCGGCTGCGCCCGGTCGAAGCGGTGCGGACCCTGGCCGAGTCGGTGGCGTTCGAGATGGATCTCCGTTTCGAGGCGTCGGCGGCGGTGGAGCTCGCCGAGAACTTCGCGGACGATCCCGGGTTCCTGGTGCCGGCGGTGGATTGGGGCCGCACCGCACAGCGGGTGCTGACCACCGAGCGCGTCTACGGCATCCCGTTCGACGACCGGGAGGCGGTGATCGCCCACGGCCTCGACCCCCATGACGTGCTCGCCAAGGCGGCCGGGGCGTTCTTCCTGCAGGTGTTTCGCGACGGGTTCTTCCACGGCGACCTCCACGCCGGCAACGTCTTCGTCCGCGCCGACGGCGGCTTGGCGTTCGTCGACTTCGGCATCATGGGCCGCCTCTCCCGACGCGACCGCCACCATCTCGCCGAGCTGCTGCTGGCGTTCATGACCCGCGACTACCGGCGGGCGGCGGAGGTCCATTTCGAGGCCGGCTGGGTGCCGTCCCACCGCTCGGTCGACGCCTTCACCCAGGCCTGCCGTTCCGTCGGCGAGCCGATCATGGACAAGCCGCAGAACGAAATTTCCATGGCCAAGCTCTTGGGCCAGTTGTTCTACGTCACCGAGGCCTTCGAGATGGAGACGCAACCGCAGCTCCTGTTGCTGCAAAAGACCATGCTGGTCGCCGAAGGCACCGGCCGGCGCCTCTGTCCCGACGCTAACATGTGGCTGCTCGCGCGCCCGCTGATCGAGGGCTGGATGGGGGACATGCTCGCCCCGAACGCCATAATGCGGGAACGCATGGCCGAGGTGGGCGACAGCTTGTCCCGGTTCCCGGAACTGCTGCGCCGTGTGGAGCACCGGCTGGAGATGCTGGCCGAGCACGGCGTCCGCCTCGATCCCAACAGCCTGCGGCCCGCGTTCGGTTGGACCGAATCGCGTCTGCAGGTGACCCTGCTCGCCATCATCGCGGTGCTGTTTCTCCTGTTCCTGCTCGCCGGCGTATAA
- the coaBC gene encoding bifunctional phosphopantothenoylcysteine decarboxylase/phosphopantothenate--cysteine ligase CoaBC: protein MLAGKTILLIVAGGIAAYKSLELIRRLRERGAAVRCILTAGGAEFVTPLSLAALSENKVYADLFSLTDESEMGHIRLSRAADLVVVAPATADLLAKMAAGLAGDLATTALLATDKPILAAPAMNVRMWEHPATRANLRVLAERGVRTVGPDEGDMACGEWGMGRMAEVDDIVAAVEAFFVDAGNGRLAGRRALVTSGPTFEAIDPVRFIGNRSSGKQGHAIAGALARLGAATTLVTGPTGEPDPAGVDVIRIESANQMLAACDGALPVDVAVFAAAVCDWRVSAIAPRKLKKAAGEDPPALALEENPDVLATIAAGTPRPRLVIGFAAETNDVVANATDKRRRKGCDWIVANDVSPQTGTFGGAANTVHLITGNGVEDWPPMSKQAVAERLALRIAEALPS, encoded by the coding sequence GTGCTCGCGGGAAAAACAATATTGCTGATCGTCGCCGGGGGGATCGCGGCGTACAAGAGCCTCGAGTTGATCCGCCGTCTGCGGGAGCGGGGGGCGGCGGTGCGCTGCATCCTGACCGCCGGGGGTGCGGAGTTCGTGACGCCCCTGTCTCTGGCGGCGCTTTCCGAGAACAAGGTATACGCGGACCTGTTCTCGCTCACCGACGAAAGCGAGATGGGCCACATTCGCCTGTCCCGAGCCGCCGACCTGGTGGTGGTGGCCCCGGCGACGGCCGATCTTCTCGCCAAGATGGCGGCGGGGCTGGCGGGCGATCTGGCGACGACGGCGCTTCTCGCGACCGACAAGCCGATCCTGGCGGCGCCGGCGATGAACGTGCGCATGTGGGAGCATCCGGCGACCCGGGCCAATCTGCGGGTGCTGGCCGAGCGCGGCGTCCGCACCGTCGGCCCCGACGAGGGCGACATGGCCTGCGGCGAATGGGGCATGGGGCGGATGGCGGAAGTGGACGACATCGTCGCCGCCGTCGAGGCTTTCTTCGTGGACGCCGGGAACGGACGCCTCGCCGGGCGGCGGGCCTTGGTGACCAGCGGCCCGACGTTCGAGGCCATCGACCCCGTCCGCTTCATCGGCAACCGCTCGTCGGGCAAGCAGGGTCACGCCATCGCCGGCGCGCTGGCCCGACTGGGCGCGGCAACGACGCTGGTCACCGGACCCACCGGCGAGCCTGATCCCGCCGGCGTCGACGTCATCCGCATCGAGTCGGCGAACCAGATGCTCGCGGCCTGCGACGGCGCCTTGCCTGTGGATGTGGCCGTGTTCGCCGCGGCCGTGTGCGACTGGCGGGTGAGCGCCATCGCCCCGCGGAAACTCAAGAAAGCCGCAGGAGAGGACCCGCCGGCTTTGGCTCTGGAGGAAAATCCCGACGTACTGGCGACGATCGCCGCCGGGACGCCGCGCCCGCGCCTGGTCATCGGCTTCGCCGCGGAGACCAACGACGTGGTGGCCAACGCCACCGACAAGCGACGCCGCAAGGGCTGCGACTGGATCGTCGCCAACGACGTCTCGCCGCAGACAGGAACCTTCGGCGGCGCCGCCAACACGGTCCACCTGATCACCGGCAACGGCGTCGAGGACTGGCCGCCGATGAGCAAACAGGCGGTCGCCGAGCGCCTCGCGCTCCGCATCGCTGAGGCGCTGCCGTCATGA
- the dut gene encoding dUTP diphosphatase — MNTGPVTVAVRRLAHGADLPLPAHATSASAGVDLLAAVATAVVLPAGGRATIPTGIAIALPAGFEAQVRPRSGLAARHGVTVLNSPGTIDADYRGEVAVVLINLGDAAFVVERGMRIAQMIVSPVVSVAWAEAEELPPTARDAGGFGSTGSASGVL, encoded by the coding sequence ATGAACACAGGCCCCGTTACCGTCGCCGTTCGCCGCCTTGCCCACGGCGCCGACCTGCCGCTGCCCGCCCACGCGACGTCGGCGAGCGCCGGCGTCGATCTGCTGGCGGCGGTTGCGACGGCGGTCGTGCTGCCGGCCGGCGGCCGCGCCACCATCCCGACCGGCATCGCGATCGCCCTGCCGGCGGGCTTCGAGGCGCAGGTGCGGCCGCGATCCGGCCTGGCCGCCCGCCACGGCGTCACCGTGCTCAACAGCCCCGGCACCATCGACGCGGACTACCGTGGCGAGGTGGCCGTCGTGCTGATCAACCTCGGCGACGCGGCGTTCGTCGTCGAGCGCGGCATGCGCATCGCCCAGATGATCGTCTCGCCGGTGGTCAGTGTCGCCTGGGCGGAGGCGGAGGAGTTGCCGCCGACGGCGCGCGACGCCGGCGGGTTCGGATCGACCGGCAGCGCGTCCGGCGTGCTCTGA
- a CDS encoding Rrf2 family transcriptional regulator, whose translation MLRLSRKTLFAIEAVLDIAYHAGSEPVQSSEITRRQGIPRRYLEQALQNLVRDGVLIGVRGPRGGYRLARERRRITVGEVVRVVRGLEAGEDDLNDDCGSMLARKVVRPLWCDIQDDVMKRLDDLTIDDLCEDAHRAGIASEGRNSLDFSI comes from the coding sequence ATGTTGCGGCTGTCCAGAAAGACGCTGTTTGCCATCGAAGCGGTGCTCGACATCGCTTACCATGCCGGCAGCGAACCGGTGCAGAGCAGCGAAATCACCCGACGCCAGGGCATCCCCCGCCGCTACCTGGAACAGGCCCTGCAGAACCTGGTGCGGGACGGAGTCCTGATCGGGGTGCGCGGCCCCAGGGGCGGATATCGCTTGGCCCGTGAACGGCGCCGCATTACGGTTGGCGAGGTGGTGCGGGTGGTGCGCGGCCTGGAAGCGGGCGAGGACGATCTCAACGACGACTGCGGGTCGATGCTGGCACGCAAGGTGGTGCGGCCGTTGTGGTGCGACATCCAGGACGACGTGATGAAGCGACTCGACGATCTGACCATCGACGATCTGTGCGAGGACGCGCACCGCGCCGGCATCGCCAGCGAGGGACGCAACAGCCTCGATTTTTCCATTTGA
- the cysK gene encoding cysteine synthase A, whose protein sequence is MNTLDAYAAVDAPGRGRIYDNFVETTGDTPLVRMRRLAEETGCKADLLGKCEFFKPLSSVKARIGLAMIEAAERSGRVGGDAVLVEPTSGNTGIALAFVCAARGYRLILTMPDSMSLERRKMLALLGAEIVLTPATRGMPGAVAKAEEIVASTPGAVMLQQFNNPANPEIHRRTTAEEIWRDTGGKVDVLISGVGTGGTITGVAEVIKARRPEFRAIAVEPEDSPVLSGGVPGPHKIQGIGAGFVPAVLNADLIDEVVRIGNETAFAMARRVARLEGMPVGISSGAALAAAIEIGAREDMGGKTIVVILPSFAERYLSTALFEGIGLE, encoded by the coding sequence ATGAACACCCTGGATGCCTATGCCGCGGTCGATGCGCCCGGGCGCGGCCGGATCTACGACAATTTCGTCGAAACCACCGGCGATACGCCGCTGGTCCGCATGCGCCGGCTTGCGGAGGAGACCGGATGCAAGGCTGACCTGCTCGGCAAATGCGAGTTCTTCAAACCGTTGTCGTCGGTCAAGGCCCGCATCGGCTTGGCGATGATCGAGGCTGCCGAGCGCTCGGGCCGCGTCGGCGGTGACGCGGTGCTGGTGGAGCCGACTTCGGGGAACACCGGCATCGCCCTTGCCTTCGTCTGCGCCGCCCGCGGCTACCGCCTGATCCTGACCATGCCCGACAGCATGTCCTTGGAGCGGCGCAAGATGCTGGCGCTGCTCGGCGCCGAGATCGTGCTGACGCCGGCGACCAGAGGGATGCCGGGGGCTGTCGCCAAGGCCGAGGAGATCGTCGCCTCGACGCCGGGAGCGGTCATGCTCCAGCAGTTCAACAACCCGGCCAACCCGGAGATCCACCGGCGGACCACCGCCGAGGAGATCTGGCGCGATACCGGCGGCAAGGTTGACGTCCTGATCAGCGGCGTCGGCACCGGCGGCACCATCACCGGCGTCGCGGAGGTCATCAAGGCGCGCCGGCCGGAGTTCCGCGCCATTGCCGTCGAGCCGGAGGACAGCCCGGTGCTGTCGGGCGGCGTTCCCGGCCCCCACAAGATCCAGGGCATCGGCGCCGGCTTCGTGCCCGCGGTGCTCAACGCCGACCTGATCGACGAGGTCGTCCGCATCGGAAACGAGACGGCGTTCGCGATGGCGCGCCGCGTGGCCCGCCTGGAAGGCATGCCGGTCGGCATCTCGTCGGGCGCGGCGTTGGCCGCGGCGATCGAAATCGGCGCCCGCGAGGACATGGGCGGCAAGACCATCGTCGTCATCCTGCCGTCGTTCGCCGAGCGCTACCTGTCCACGGCGTTGTTCGAAGGGATCGGGTTGGAGTGA
- the moeB gene encoding molybdopterin-synthase adenylyltransferase MoeB has product MEFREEQIQRYARHILLDEVGGDGQKTLLNARVLIIGAGGLGSPLLLYLAAAGVGTIGVVDDDVVDLSNLQRQIVHPTAAVGLPKVESARRTIGAINPDVRVVSHHARLAADNALDLVSAYDIVADGSDNFPTRFLVNDACHFAKRPLVSGAILRFDGQVATFKPFAEPASGEAPGPCYRCLFREPPPAGDIPSCAEAGVLGAFCGVIGSMQATEVIKELLGIGQSLSGWLMVLDALSSTVRKIRVRRDPACPLCGDRPSIVDLSAHGEHDTEACAHAGG; this is encoded by the coding sequence ATGGAGTTCCGCGAAGAGCAGATCCAGCGCTACGCTCGTCACATCCTGCTCGACGAGGTCGGCGGCGACGGCCAGAAGACCCTCCTCAACGCCCGGGTGCTGATCATCGGCGCCGGCGGTCTCGGGTCGCCCCTGCTGTTATACCTGGCCGCTGCCGGCGTCGGCACCATCGGCGTCGTCGACGACGACGTGGTGGATCTCTCCAATCTCCAGCGCCAGATCGTCCACCCCACCGCCGCGGTCGGCTTACCCAAGGTGGAGAGCGCCCGGCGCACCATTGGCGCCATCAACCCGGACGTGCGCGTCGTTTCGCATCACGCCAGGCTGGCGGCGGACAACGCCCTCGATCTCGTTTCCGCGTACGACATCGTCGCCGACGGCTCCGACAACTTCCCGACCCGCTTTCTCGTCAACGACGCCTGCCATTTTGCGAAGCGGCCCTTGGTCAGCGGCGCCATACTCCGCTTCGATGGCCAGGTCGCGACCTTCAAGCCTTTCGCGGAGCCCGCCTCGGGCGAAGCCCCTGGTCCATGCTATCGATGCCTGTTCCGCGAGCCGCCGCCGGCGGGAGACATCCCGAGCTGCGCCGAAGCGGGTGTTCTCGGCGCCTTCTGCGGCGTCATCGGTTCGATGCAGGCGACCGAGGTCATCAAGGAACTGCTCGGCATCGGCCAGAGCCTGTCGGGCTGGCTGATGGTGTTGGACGCGCTCTCCTCGACGGTCCGCAAGATCCGTGTGCGCCGCGACCCGGCCTGCCCGCTGTGCGGTGACCGGCCCAGCATCGTCGACCTGTCGGCGCACGGCGAGCACGACACGGAAGCCTGTGCTCATGCCGGCGGGTAG
- a CDS encoding DsrE family protein, whose translation MPAGRKAAGPDKLSLVVYAGDVGRVHYALALAASARAIDKPATLFFTMGACRTLIRPAADGAVPWRALPDGEGGTAGQLDDRFAAGGLATFEDLLASCVALGARFLVCEMGLKAVGLAPSDLRDDVPLEVAGIVTFLADASPDGAMMFI comes from the coding sequence ATGCCGGCGGGTAGAAAGGCCGCGGGCCCCGACAAGCTGTCGCTGGTCGTCTACGCCGGCGATGTCGGCAGGGTGCACTACGCGCTCGCCCTGGCGGCCTCGGCGCGCGCCATCGACAAGCCCGCCACCCTGTTCTTCACCATGGGGGCCTGCCGGACGCTGATCCGGCCGGCAGCGGACGGCGCCGTCCCGTGGCGCGCGCTACCGGACGGGGAGGGGGGCACGGCGGGGCAGCTTGACGACCGGTTCGCCGCCGGCGGCCTCGCCACATTCGAGGACCTGCTCGCGTCCTGCGTCGCGCTGGGCGCTCGTTTCCTGGTCTGCGAGATGGGGCTCAAGGCGGTCGGCCTCGCCCCTTCCGATCTTCGCGATGACGTGCCGCTGGAGGTTGCCGGCATCGTCACCTTCCTTGCCGACGCCTCCCCCGACGGAGCCATGATGTTTATCTGA